One genomic segment of Actinoplanes ianthinogenes includes these proteins:
- a CDS encoding M50 family metallopeptidase translates to MLSIDGVSDLWDQLLGAQPDPPELLVLLTAVAGFLAVAIRPIWRVARNAVTIAHEGGHALFALLTGRKLRGIRLEFDTSGLTLSAGRPTGFGMILTLLGGYIAPSLIGLLGAWLLGGNRITLLLWLAVVLLLLMLINIRNAFGVISLLITGAIVFAVSWYASPEVQSAFAYTGVWFLLFGGVRPVFELQTLRNRGRMRDSDADQLARITHVPALFWVGVFLVVDLAALVTGAFLLAGQWLPAAV, encoded by the coding sequence GTGTTGTCGATCGACGGTGTGAGTGACCTCTGGGACCAGCTGCTGGGTGCCCAGCCCGACCCGCCCGAGCTGCTGGTTCTCCTCACTGCGGTGGCCGGGTTCCTGGCCGTGGCGATCCGCCCGATCTGGCGGGTGGCCCGCAACGCGGTGACCATCGCCCACGAGGGCGGCCACGCCCTGTTCGCCCTGCTGACCGGCCGCAAGCTGCGCGGCATCCGGCTGGAGTTCGACACGTCCGGCCTGACCCTGTCGGCCGGGCGCCCGACCGGCTTCGGCATGATCCTGACCCTGCTCGGCGGTTACATCGCGCCGTCCCTGATCGGCCTGCTCGGCGCCTGGCTGCTCGGCGGCAACCGGATCACCCTGCTGCTCTGGCTGGCCGTGGTCCTCCTGCTGCTCATGCTGATCAACATTCGCAACGCGTTCGGCGTGATCTCCCTGCTGATCACCGGCGCCATCGTCTTCGCCGTCTCCTGGTACGCCTCCCCGGAGGTCCAGTCCGCCTTCGCCTACACCGGCGTCTGGTTCCTCCTCTTCGGCGGCGTCCGCCCGGTCTTCGAACTGCAGACCCTCCGCAACCGGGGCCGCATGCGCGACTCCGACGCCGACCAGCTGGCCCGCATCACCCACGTCCCCGCCCTGTTCTGGGTCGGCGTCTTCCTGGTCGTCGACCTGGCGGCCCTGGTGACCGGCGCCTTCCTGCTGGCCGGCCAGTGGCTCCCCGCGGCCGTCTAG
- a CDS encoding transposase, with protein MDSQSVKAADTVGSDSRGYDAGKKINGRKRFIVTDTLGLQMVVCVMSASWQDRDGAKTSLLSTYLFTPIRHVFADQGFAGRLVDWAEQMLDTTVEIVRKPADQHGFVVHPKRWVVVRSLAWLTAHRRLARDYERDPAVSEASIRWAAINTMIRRLDRGRPATRQRRRTFSTPG; from the coding sequence ATGGACTCTCAGTCGGTCAAGGCTGCCGATACCGTCGGCAGCGACAGCCGCGGCTACGACGCCGGCAAGAAGATCAATGGCCGTAAGCGGTTCATCGTCACCGACACTCTCGGCCTGCAGATGGTGGTGTGCGTGATGTCGGCGTCCTGGCAGGACCGCGACGGCGCGAAGACGTCCCTGCTCAGCACCTATCTGTTCACGCCGATCCGGCATGTGTTCGCCGATCAGGGCTTCGCCGGCCGGCTGGTCGACTGGGCCGAGCAGATGCTCGACACCACGGTCGAGATCGTCCGCAAACCCGCTGACCAGCACGGATTCGTCGTGCACCCGAAACGGTGGGTGGTCGTTCGCAGCCTCGCCTGGCTCACCGCACACCGCCGGTTGGCCCGCGACTACGAACGCGATCCCGCCGTCTCGGAGGCCTCGATCCGCTGGGCCGCGATCAACACCATGATCCGCCGCCTCGACCGTGGCCGGCCCGCCACCCGCCAACGTCGCCGGACGTTCAGCACGCCCGGATAG